The window CGCTGCTTCATTCACCAGATTAGCGAGATCGGCACCGACAAAACCGGGAGTCCTCCGAGCAAGTACTTTCAAATTAACATCCTCGCCAAGTGGTTTCCCCTTGGTATGAACCAAAAGAATGGCTTCCCGTCCATTCAGATCCGGTCTGGGAACGGCGACCCTCCGGTCGAACCGGCCCGGACGCAGGAGAGCCGGATCAAGAATATCAGGACGATTCGTGGCTGCAATCAGAATAACCCCCAGATTAGGGTCGAACCCGTCCATTTCCACCAGAAGCTGGTTCAAGGTCTGCTCCCGTTCATCGTGACCTCCACCCAGACCCGCCCCCCGGTGTCTTCCCACAGCATCCATTTCATCGACAAAAACAATACAGGGAGCATTTTTCTTGGCATTGCTGAAGAGGTCCCGCACGCGGGCCGCACCTACCCCGACAAACATCTCGACAAAATCCGACCCACTGATACTGAAAAAGGGAACACCGGCTTCCCCAGCCACCGCTTTGGCCAGTAGCGTCTTGCCGGTGCCAGGCGGTCCATAGAGAAGGACCCCGCGAGGAATACGCGCTCCAAGTTTCTGGAACTTCCGAGGATTTTTTAAAAACCCAACGACCTCGCTAAGCTCTTCTTTCACTTCATCAATGCCGGCCACGTCCTGAAAAGTGATTTTAATCCGCTCGGGATCAGCCAAGCGAGCCCGGCTTTTGGCAAAGGAGGTAATTTTATTGCCACCCTGTAGTTGTTGGAGAAGAAACACCCAAACGACAACGAGCAAAATCACTGGAAAAAGTGAACCCAATATTCTCGCCCACCAGGACGGTTCCGCAGGAGGTTTCGCCTCAATGTCAACGTTTCGTTCCCTCAGGATATCAATCAGCCTGGGATCATTCGGAGCGTAAGAAGTAAAAGGAACTCCATCGGTCCCAACGCCCTCGATACTCTGGTCAATGATCACTACCCGTTCCACGCGGCCTTGTCCAACCATATCCAGAAATTCGGTATAGGTAATGGCTCGAGGAGGGGTTTCCTGCTGCATGAATGACGTCGCCAGAGAAATTATGATAATGAGGAAAAGAAGATAGGAACCGAGGTTTCTATAAAACTTTCCTCCAGGATAGTTATTCAATTTCACCTACCGTTGGTCCTCCTTAAAAGTTTACCGACCCGTCTTTATTGTAGCACACGTGGAAGTTTGGTAATATTCCGGTTTGAGCACAAAAATGAACGGGTAATTCCGGTATTGTTCTGCGAAATCAAGTCCATATCCGACTACAAAACAGTTGGGGATATCAAAACCGGTATAATCAACGACCAGATCCGGGACTTCCCTTCTCTCTTTTTTATTGAGCAGTGCGCACACCTTAATCGCCGCCGGATCCCGGGTGGCCAGTACTTCCTTGAGGTGCTGTAGAGTCAGCCCGGTATCGACAATGTCTTCGACGATCAGCACCTGTTGTCCGGTAATCGGTTTATCCAGGTCTTTTAGAATCCGGACCACTCCCCCTGAATCACACCCGTCTTGATAACTGGAAATAGCCATAAAATCAACACTCAGCGGGGCATGAATATTCCTGACCAAGTCGGCCATAAAAATAAACGCACCCCGTAAAATACCAATGACCCGTATTTCTTGTCCCGCATAGTCCCGATCAATCTGTTCACCCAGATTGCGGACCCGGTTCTGGATTTCTTCCTCGGTAATCAAAATTTCATCAATAAAGGGCTCCATCGGTTACCTTGTCCTTTTTCCGGCCTGGATACGTAAAAGGCTCTTGCTATTTTCTCCAACCTGCATCCGTTCGTCAAGCACGACTCCCGGTATCCATAAAATATTTTCCCGATCACACAGGATGGGGACCCTGCTCCGCCACTCCCGGGGAAGACCCAGATCGGAAAAAACTTCTTTGATTTTTTTTACTCGCCCACCGGTCATTACCCGGTCTCCGGGCCGGAAGTTGCGTACGATACAAGGAGGCTTAATAAACTCTTTGTCGACCAGGACAACCCAGTCCCCCTTAATCGGTTTTGAGAGTACCGGAGCTACTTCGAAGTTCAGGAAAATCCCCGCCTCCCTGAGCCAATTCTCTCCGGGAAAACACAGGGGATATTCCCAGGGAGGCAGATCAGTGAGTAAAACCGGATTCCGGCTGCCAATAAGATGATAGCTATCTATCCATACCTTCACCTTTCCCGGAAGGTTCATTTCCCCATGTTCTTCCCTGACCATTTTCACCAAACCGGCTACATGGTACCGAGAAAGACCAGTCGAGTCACCGCAAATTCTCTCGACACACCAGAGAATTTCCTGTATGAGTTCTGATCTGCTCAACGAAGCCAGTCGGAACAGGGGATAAGCAAAAAGACCGTCTCTTCTCACGGTTGAACGAATGGGGAGACTCTCCTTTTCCAAGTGTTCCTGGATATTCAGTGATAATCTCCACAGCGCTTCCCGGATCCGGGGGTTATAGTCCTTCTCCAGGAGGGGTAATAGAAGTTGTCGAATCCGGTTTCTCAAGAAAGCCGGGTCCTGGTTCGTCACGTCTTCCACAAAGGCCAATCGTTCGGCCACGAGAAAGTCCAATATGGCTTTCTTTCGAAAACATAAAAGTGGTCGGATATAGATTCCTGAACGGGGACGCATCCCGGCAAGTCCACGTAATCCGCTTCCCCGCGTAAGCCGGATTAAAACATTTTCCACTTGGTCATCGAAGTGATGGCCAAGGGCGATCCGCTCCGCTCCTACAGCCTGAGCAATTTCGTTAAAATAACGATAGCGGACAAATCGGGCGGCTTCTTCCAGCGAGCGTTTTTCCGAACGACGGATCAACCGGACATCCTGTCTTGCTATATAGCAAGGAATCTGTTTTTCACAGGCCCACTGCTTCACGAATTCTTCGTCCCGGTCTGATTCCGCTCCTCGGAGTTGATGGTTCAAGTGGCATACCGACAAGTGAAACTGCAGGGTCTCCTGGAGTACATACAGGATGTGAGTCATGGCGGTGGAATCGGGTCCTCCGGAAAAAGCCGCCAAAACATTTGATCCGGGTGAAATCAACCCATGTGTTCGGATATGATTTTCAACATTCTTGACCAAACTATGCATGGTTCACCTGGTAACAAAAAAAGAA is drawn from Atribacteraceae bacterium and contains these coding sequences:
- the ftsH gene encoding ATP-dependent zinc metalloprotease FtsH; amino-acid sequence: MKLNNYPGGKFYRNLGSYLLFLIIIISLATSFMQQETPPRAITYTEFLDMVGQGRVERVVIIDQSIEGVGTDGVPFTSYAPNDPRLIDILRERNVDIEAKPPAEPSWWARILGSLFPVILLVVVWVFLLQQLQGGNKITSFAKSRARLADPERIKITFQDVAGIDEVKEELSEVVGFLKNPRKFQKLGARIPRGVLLYGPPGTGKTLLAKAVAGEAGVPFFSISGSDFVEMFVGVGAARVRDLFSNAKKNAPCIVFVDEMDAVGRHRGAGLGGGHDEREQTLNQLLVEMDGFDPNLGVILIAATNRPDILDPALLRPGRFDRRVAVPRPDLNGREAILLVHTKGKPLGEDVNLKVLARRTPGFVGADLANLVNEAALFAARWEKEAINMKAMEDAIDKVIAGPERRNMVINDREKQVVAYHEAGHALVAKSLPFSDPVHKISIIPRGGAALGFTLQLPLEDRYLISKQELLTRLAVYLGGRVAEEIVFSDITTGAHDDLRRATEIARDMVCEYGMSDQLGPLTLGRRHKEVFLGKDIAEDRNYSEEIAFAIDKEVRSIIDRAYEQAREIITSQRTKLDDLAQSLIEREVLDQKDIDRILGIVEDVGNRDRHVPTLTESEEKEQSPDSIVKTTLEMEKKEGGKVNL
- the hpt gene encoding hypoxanthine phosphoribosyltransferase is translated as MEPFIDEILITEEEIQNRVRNLGEQIDRDYAGQEIRVIGILRGAFIFMADLVRNIHAPLSVDFMAISSYQDGCDSGGVVRILKDLDKPITGQQVLIVEDIVDTGLTLQHLKEVLATRDPAAIKVCALLNKKERREVPDLVVDYTGFDIPNCFVVGYGLDFAEQYRNYPFIFVLKPEYYQTSTCATIKTGR
- the tilS gene encoding tRNA lysidine(34) synthetase TilS, translating into MHSLVKNVENHIRTHGLISPGSNVLAAFSGGPDSTAMTHILYVLQETLQFHLSVCHLNHQLRGAESDRDEEFVKQWACEKQIPCYIARQDVRLIRRSEKRSLEEAARFVRYRYFNEIAQAVGAERIALGHHFDDQVENVLIRLTRGSGLRGLAGMRPRSGIYIRPLLCFRKKAILDFLVAERLAFVEDVTNQDPAFLRNRIRQLLLPLLEKDYNPRIREALWRLSLNIQEHLEKESLPIRSTVRRDGLFAYPLFRLASLSRSELIQEILWCVERICGDSTGLSRYHVAGLVKMVREEHGEMNLPGKVKVWIDSYHLIGSRNPVLLTDLPPWEYPLCFPGENWLREAGIFLNFEVAPVLSKPIKGDWVVLVDKEFIKPPCIVRNFRPGDRVMTGGRVKKIKEVFSDLGLPREWRSRVPILCDRENILWIPGVVLDERMQVGENSKSLLRIQAGKRTR